Proteins from one Pseudomonas bijieensis genomic window:
- a CDS encoding GlxA family transcriptional regulator yields the protein MTTSNSGAQPQNRAPQSIGFLLLDNFTLISLASAVEPLRMANQLSGRELYRWTTLTVDGGQVWASDGLQITPDASMHKAPSLDTVIVCGGIGIQRTVTREHVSWLQSQARQSRRLGAVCTGSWALACAGLLDGFDCSVHWECLAAMQEAFPRVSMSTRLFTLDRNRFTSSGGTAPLDMMLHLISRDHGRELSAAISEMFVYERIRNEQDHQRVPLKHMLGTNQPKLQEIVALMEANLEEPIDLDELAVYVAVSRRQLERLFQKYLHCSPSRYYLKLRLIRARQLLKQTPMSIIEVASVCGFVSTPHFSKCYREYFGIPPRDERVGSNTTQQVAMMPLPQALVLSPLSGPLSALSQARNESTFASVRL from the coding sequence ATGACGACGTCCAACTCCGGGGCTCAACCCCAGAACCGTGCGCCTCAATCCATCGGCTTTTTGCTGCTGGACAATTTCACGCTGATTTCCCTGGCGTCCGCGGTAGAACCGCTACGCATGGCTAACCAATTGTCCGGTCGCGAGCTGTATCGCTGGACCACCCTCACCGTCGATGGCGGCCAGGTCTGGGCCAGCGACGGTTTGCAGATCACCCCCGACGCCTCCATGCACAAGGCGCCGTCCCTGGACACCGTCATCGTCTGTGGTGGCATCGGCATCCAGCGCACGGTCACCCGTGAACACGTGTCGTGGCTGCAGAGCCAGGCCCGTCAATCCCGTCGCCTCGGTGCGGTCTGCACCGGCAGCTGGGCCCTGGCATGCGCCGGCCTGCTGGACGGGTTCGATTGCAGCGTGCACTGGGAATGCCTGGCGGCGATGCAGGAAGCCTTCCCTCGGGTCTCGATGAGCACCCGTCTGTTCACCCTCGACCGTAACCGTTTCACCAGCTCTGGCGGCACCGCGCCGCTGGACATGATGCTGCACCTGATCAGCCGCGATCACGGTCGCGAACTGTCGGCAGCGATCTCGGAAATGTTTGTCTACGAGCGCATCCGCAACGAGCAGGATCACCAGCGTGTGCCGCTCAAGCACATGCTCGGCACCAACCAGCCGAAGTTGCAGGAAATTGTCGCGCTGATGGAAGCCAACCTCGAAGAGCCGATCGACCTGGACGAACTGGCGGTGTACGTCGCCGTGTCCCGCCGTCAGTTGGAGCGGCTGTTCCAGAAGTACCTGCATTGCTCGCCGTCGCGCTATTACCTCAAGTTGCGGCTGATTCGCGCGCGGCAACTGCTCAAGCAGACGCCGATGTCGATCATCGAGGTGGCCTCGGTGTGCGGCTTCGTCTCCACCCCGCACTTCTCCAAGTGCTACCGCGAATACTTCGGCATTCCACCGCGTGACGAACGCGTAGGCTCCAACACCACGCAACAGGTGGCGATGATGCCGCTGCCACAGGCGCTGGTGCTGTCGCCGCTGTCAGGCCCGCTGTCGGCGTTGAGCCAGGCGCGCAATGAGTCGACGTTTGCCAGTGTGAGGCTCTAG
- a CDS encoding gamma-butyrobetaine dioxygenase — protein MNTAAAFADFRRYPLIFALTAARPLADRVQVTWADGRTSPFHHQWLRDNCPCPQCVYSVTREQVLEIIDVPEDLAPAATRLDDEGCLCVDWQDGHQSRFDPGWLRAHAYDDQSRAERLVNKPKSQLWRRDLQLPVFDYRTLMDDADALLQWLLAVRDIGLTQVRGVPTEPGSLKLIAQRISFIRESNFGVLFNVQSKADADSNAYTAFNLPLHSDLPTRELQPGLQFLHCLVNDAEGGESIFVDGFAIAEALRQEDPEAFAALCEIPVEFRNKDRHSDYRCLAPIIALDALGQVAEIRMANFLRGPFDTSVEQMPRLYRAYRRFIALTREAQFRLVQRLEPGQLWCFDNRRTLHARNAFDPATGARHFQGCYVDRDELLSRILVLQR, from the coding sequence ATGAACACCGCTGCCGCTTTTGCCGACTTCCGCCGTTATCCCCTGATCTTCGCATTGACCGCCGCAAGGCCCTTGGCCGACCGGGTGCAAGTCACCTGGGCCGACGGTCGGACCAGCCCCTTTCATCATCAATGGCTGCGGGACAACTGCCCTTGCCCCCAATGCGTCTACAGCGTCACCCGCGAGCAGGTGCTGGAGATCATTGATGTACCCGAAGACTTGGCACCCGCCGCAACCCGCCTCGACGACGAAGGTTGCCTGTGCGTGGATTGGCAGGACGGCCACCAGAGCCGTTTCGACCCGGGCTGGTTGCGCGCCCATGCCTACGACGACCAATCCCGGGCCGAACGCCTGGTGAACAAGCCCAAAAGCCAACTATGGCGCCGTGATCTGCAATTGCCGGTATTCGACTACCGGACGCTGATGGACGATGCCGATGCCTTGCTGCAATGGCTGCTGGCGGTGCGCGACATCGGCCTGACCCAAGTGCGCGGCGTGCCCACCGAACCCGGTTCGCTGAAGCTGATCGCCCAGCGCATTTCGTTCATCCGCGAAAGCAACTTCGGCGTGCTGTTCAATGTGCAATCCAAGGCCGATGCCGACAGCAACGCCTACACCGCTTTCAACCTGCCGCTGCACAGCGACCTGCCAACCCGGGAGCTGCAACCGGGGTTGCAGTTCCTGCATTGCCTGGTGAATGACGCCGAGGGTGGCGAAAGCATTTTTGTCGACGGTTTCGCCATCGCCGAGGCCCTGCGCCAGGAAGATCCCGAGGCCTTTGCTGCGCTGTGCGAAATCCCGGTGGAGTTTCGCAACAAGGACCGCCACAGCGACTACCGCTGCCTGGCGCCGATCATCGCCCTGGATGCCCTGGGACAGGTTGCGGAAATCCGCATGGCGAACTTCCTGCGCGGGCCGTTCGACACCTCGGTCGAGCAGATGCCCAGGCTTTACCGCGCCTATCGCCGCTTCATCGCCCTGACCCGCGAGGCACAATTTCGTTTGGTACAGCGCCTCGAACCCGGCCAGCTTTGGTGCTTCGACAACCGCCGCACCCTCCATGCCCGCAACGCCTTCGACCCAGCCACCGGGGCCCGGCATTTCCAGGGGTGCTATGTGGATCGGGATGAGTTGTTGTCGCGGATTCTGGTGTTGCAAAGGTAG
- a CDS encoding thioesterase family protein, with amino-acid sequence MPTLTTYQTSILPDWVDYNGHLRDAFYLLIFSYATDALMDRLGLDSQNREASGHSLFTLELHLNYLHEVKLDAEVEVHTQIIGHDAKRLHLYHSLHLVGGDKELAGNEQMLLHVDLAGPRSAPFTEPTLDRLKALLDQQANLPPPAYIGRVIALPPAR; translated from the coding sequence ATGCCCACCCTCACCACCTACCAAACCAGCATCCTCCCGGATTGGGTCGATTACAACGGCCACCTGCGCGATGCCTTTTACCTGCTGATCTTCAGCTACGCCACCGACGCGCTGATGGACCGGCTCGGCCTGGACAGCCAGAACCGCGAGGCCAGCGGCCACTCGCTGTTCACCCTCGAACTGCACCTCAATTACCTGCACGAAGTGAAGCTCGACGCCGAAGTGGAGGTGCACACGCAAATCATCGGCCACGACGCCAAGCGCCTGCACCTCTACCACAGCCTGCATCTGGTCGGCGGCGATAAAGAACTGGCTGGCAACGAGCAAATGCTGCTGCACGTCGACCTGGCCGGCCCGCGCTCGGCGCCCTTCACGGAACCGACCCTGGACCGCCTCAAAGCCCTGCTCGACCAACAAGCCAACCTGCCGCCTCCGGCGTACATCGGTCGGGTCATCGCCCTGCCTCCCGCCCGATAA